A region from the Pelobates fuscus isolate aPelFus1 chromosome 3, aPelFus1.pri, whole genome shotgun sequence genome encodes:
- the NEFM gene encoding neurofilament medium polypeptide, with amino-acid sequence MSYSLETIGSPSYRRMAETRTIYSRTSSSPSSGFRSQSWSRSSPSTISSYKRSNLAVPRGYSSSDSLDLSQSSVYNGDLKQVRSSEKEQLQGLNDRFAGYIEKVHYLEQQNKEIEAEIQALRQKQSGHSQLGDMYEDEMRDLRSNLEALSHEKAQIMLDTEHLEEDMQRLKDRYEEEARIRDDTEAMIRAMKKDMDDTSLVRVELDKKVQSLQEEVAFLKSNHDEEVNELLAQIQASHITVERKDFQKTDLASALREIRSQLEGHSNQNMVETEEVFRCRYAKLTEAAEQNKEAIRSAKDEISEYRRQLHSKSVELESVRGTKESLERQLNDIEERHNHDLISYQETIQQLDNELKGTKWEMSRHLREYQDLLNVKMALDIEIAAYRKLLEGEETRFSTFAGMHSPSAPLRHAPISMSSSRVQHVRSEPPRVKVQHKFVEEIIEETKVEDEKSDMEAALAAMAERFASGLLDEDVEKEEEEEVEEAIEEEIVAAVESSVQAAAPKEEEAGEEEEEEKGEEEAEVEEEEKEEVEEEEEGDKAEDETEEEVEKEEEEKADEEEEVKADEEEEVKVDEEEEEGKTEEEGKDEGEEGDAEEEEKVEEADGEGEKEDEKEEEGEQVEEAEEKEEGEAEEAGEAEAEEEAGEEEKEGEAEQEAEGTEEAPEETQEEEVVEEPIVETKIVRVKTVIETRVVEVSEDKKVEEEETEKGDDEAEEKAKGEEEGETDEVKEEQEEGKGETEEEGDTEEVEEETGKEKEAGDETEEVEKEKKVESPEEKSEEETIIVSKAASVGSQKEETKDQEEEEDSAPREDGKEDTAVNGDVEEEAEEKEESEDKGVVTNGLDDSPSEDKDSSKSPQKVIITKKIETTTTEGEDGTKYITESVTVTQKVEEHEETVQEKVVSTKKVEKVTSHAVVKEVTEDK; translated from the exons ATGAGTTACTCTCTGGAAACTATAGGAAGCCCCTCTTATAGGAGGATGGCCGAGACCAGGACCATCTACAGCCGGACCAGCAGCTCCCCATCCAGTGGCTTCAGGTCCCAGAGCTGGTCCAGGAGCAGTCCCAGCACCATCTCCTCCTATAAGAGGAGCAACCTGGCTGTCCCCAGAGGGTACAGCTCCAGCGACAGCTTGGACCTAAGCCAGTCCTCAGTCTACAATGGGGACCTCAAGCAAGTCCGATCCAGCGAGAAGGAACAACTGCAAGGACTCAATGACCGCTTCGCCGGCTACATCGAGAAGGTTCATTACCTGGAGCAGCAGAACAAGGAGATCGAGGCGGAGATCCAGGCCCTGAGACAGAAGCAGAGTGGACACAGCCAGCTGGGGGATATGTACGAAGATGAAATGCGGGACCTCCGCTCCAACCTGGAGGCTCTCAGCCACGAGAAGGCGCAGATCATGCTGGACACCGAGCACCTGGAGGAAGACATGCAGAGGCTAAAGGACAGGTATGAAGAAGAAGCTCGGATCAGGGATGACACCGAGGCCATGATCAGGGCTATGAAGAAGGACATGGATGACACGTCCTTGGTCAGGGTGGAGCTGGACAAGAAGGTGCAGAGTCTCCAAGAAGAGGTGGCCTTCCTCAAAAGTAACCACGATGAGGAGGTCAACGAGCTCCTGGCCCAGATCCAGGCTTCACACATCACGGTGGAGAGGAAAGACTTCCAGAAGACAGACCTGGCCTCCGCCTTGCGGGAAATCCGCTCCCAGCTGGAGGGACACTCCAACCAGAACATGGTGGAGACAGAGGAGGTCTTCAGGTGCAGGTATGCCAAGCTGACCGAGGCTGCCGAGCAGAACAAGGAGGCCATCAGATCGGCCAAAGATGAGATATCCGAATACAGGAGGCAACTACACAGCAAGAGTGTAGAGCTGGAGTCTGTCCGGGGAACCAAGGAGTCACTGGAGAGACAGCTGAATGACATAGAGGAGAGACACAACCATGACCTTATCAGCTACCAG GAAACCATCCAGCAGCTGGACAACGAGCTGAAGGGAACCAAATGGGAGATGTCACGTCATTTGCGGGAATACCAAGACCTGCTCAATGTCAAGATGGCTCTGGATATAGAAATTGCTGCATACAG GAAATTACTTGAAGGTGAAGAAACGCGGTTTTCCACCTTCGCTGGCATGCACAGTCCTTCTGCTCCTCTCAGACATGCACCTATCTCTATGTCCTCCAGCAGAGTGCAGCATGTGAGATCAGAGCCCCCAAGGGTAAAAGTGCAGCACAAGTTTGTGGAAGAGATTATTGAGGAGACCAAGGTGGAGGATGAGAAGTCAGATATGGAGGCAGCACTGGCTGCAATGGCAGAAAGGTTTGCATCAGGCCTTCTAGATGAAGACGTagaaaaagaagaagaggaagaaGTTGAAGAAGCAATTGAAGAAGAAATTGTAGCAGCTGTAGAATCTTCCGTACAAGCAGCCGCACCTAAAGAGGAAGAGGcaggtgaggaggaggaggaagagaagggagaggaagaAGCAGAGGTAGAAGAGGAGGAAAAAGAAGaagtagaagaagaagaagagggtgaTAAAGCTGAGGATGAGACAGAAGAGGAGGTAGAGAAGGAAGAGGAAGAAAAGGCAGATGAAGAAGAGGAAGTAAAGGCAGATGAGGAAGAGGAAGTAAAAGTAGACGAAGAAGAGGAAGAAGGGAAAACCGAAGAAGAAGGGAAAGATGAGGGAGAAGAAGGGGATGCTGAGGAGGAAGAGAAAGTAGAAGAAGCAGACGGTGAGGGAGAGAAGGAGgatgaaaaagaagaagaaggagaaCAGGTTGAAGAGGCAGAAGAAAAAGAGGAAGGAGAAGCAGAAGAAGCTGGTGAGGCAGAGGCAGAAGAAGAAGCTGGAGAGGAAGAGAAAGAGGGTGAAGCTGAGCAGGAAGCAGAGGGGACAGAAGAAGCCCCAGAGGAGACACAAGAAGAGGAAGTAGTGGAAGAGCCAATAGTAGAAACTAAAATAGTTAGAGTAAAAACTGTAATAGAAACTAGAGTAGTTGAGGTTTCAGAAGACAAGAAAGTAGAGGAGGAAGAGACAGAAAAAGGAGATGATGAAGCAGAGGAAAAAGCTAAAGGAGAAGAAGAAGGAGAAACAGATGAAGTTAAagaggagcaggaagaaggaAAAGGAGAGACAGAGGAAGAAGGAGATACAGAGGAAGTAGAAGAAGAAACAGGCAAAGAGAAAGAGGCTGGAGATGAAACAGAAGAagttgaaaaagaaaagaaagtagaGTCCCCTGAGGAAAAGAGTGAAGAAGAGACAATAATTGTCTCCAAAGCAGCCTCTGTAGGATCACAGAAGGAAGAAACAAAAGATCAGGAAGAAGAGGAAGACAGTGCACCAAGGGAAGATGGGAAGGAAGACACTGCAGTGAATGGAGATGTAGAGGAAGAGGCAGAAGAGAAAGAAGAGAGTGAGGACAAGGGTGTAGTTACCAATGGTCTGGATGATAGCCCCTCAGAGGACAAGGACAGCAGCAAGAGCCCACAAAAAGTAATCATCACCAAGAAGATTGAGACTACAACCACTGAGGGTGAGGATGGAACAAAGTATATCACAGAGTCAGTAACAGTTACCCAGAAAGTGGAAGAACACGAGGAAACTGTACAAGAGAAAGTGGTGTCCACCAAGAAAGTAGAAAAAGTTACTTCACATGCAGTGGTCAAGGAGGTCACTGAAGACAAGTGA